One stretch of Mangifera indica cultivar Alphonso chromosome 9, CATAS_Mindica_2.1, whole genome shotgun sequence DNA includes these proteins:
- the LOC123226300 gene encoding late histone H2B.L4-like, producing the protein MPPKRSAKVVVSKKVVQETVQVSIQKRAKEDTADIEELPLKSISIEEGEEAKRHKTVHPGMAISSKAMTLINNYMADMFERIANEATTLSKYNKRTTMSSREIQGAVKLLLPGDLGKHAIAEGNKAVTNHMSSDH; encoded by the exons ATGCCTCCAAAGCGTTCAGCCAAGGTAGTTGTATCTAAGAAAGTTGTTCAAGAAACCGTTCAGGTTTCCATCCAGAAGAGAGCAAAGGAAGACACTGCCGATATCGAAGAACTACCCTTAAAGTCCATTTCTattgaagaaggagaagaagcaaAAAGGCACAAGACG GTTCATCCAGGTATGGCCATATCGTCCAAGGCAATGACTCTCATCAACAATTATATGGCCGACATGTTTGAGAGGATTGCAAACGAGGCCACTACGCTTTCTAAGTATAATAAACGGACGACAATGTCGTCCAGGGAGATTCAGGGAGCAGTGAAGCTGCTTTTGCCAGGTGATCTTGGGAAGCATGCCATTGCTGAAGGGAACAAGGCGGTAACTAATCATATGTCTAGTGATCATTAA
- the LOC123225889 gene encoding uncharacterized protein LOC123225889 isoform X1 gives MAIAGIHNVPVLDSSFLRESQSQTSTSRGGEESRSTQPSSLLQMWRELEDEHVVSHPQERVNERLLEQGGDRLTADFARTDMSESLGGEHGGGLGDASVSENEFSQWSPIRFGTQNGHEDPSNLNYDRTSGLGEVERERVRQIFREWMNTGARECTNISHMSHSPRAEWLGETEQERVRIIREWVQLNSQQRGACADIREEHTTDMGGQIEQVLDGLVVNQNGQTEHVRNRRGIRRLCGRQALLDMIKNAEIERQRELHGLLEHRAVSNFAHRGRIQSLLRGRFLRNDQMVEDERPRSTAARELGLLRQKHTVSGLREGFISRLSSCHSDISSNADISGNRNEHSQTNNSQEVMDVFHEPSELNNDENASHSLSDGRTDIGGDIIGNISLQESSARVEQWQEQVSENEITEWQRSANAEIIERRCNSGQGLNEDWQGNTANELSQEPPHNEDAVNFQLQETGELSHQQSSEESATHGSTHAADNLEGNLIQDVVGQEPAAILEHWQEQVFGNEERVFDWHGTSLQSDEWRDGDGDVIENQQEIAANLWTQDGEHGHLQDGFQEAVRDWLERPAESETYSVGRVDTFYLPDDDNVYSMELRELLSRRSVSNLLRSGFRESLDRLIQSYVDRQSRAPIDWEMHGTSTAAAASAEQDLEQQSGEQTEGQDDAVESPPLAIPSPPIPPVQPLWGHVSHHDNWPAHDMHQRFGIEWEIINDLRIDMARLQQRMNNMQRMLEACMDMQLELQRSIRQEVSAALNRSAGSPGICEDDMLEDGSKWDYVRKGVCCICCDSNIDSLLYRCGHMCSCSKCANELVQNGGKCPMCRAPVVEVIRAYSIL, from the exons ATGGCTATAGCTGGTATACACAATGTTCCAGTGCTTGATTCCTCTTTCCTTAGGGAGTCACAGTCTCAAACATCAACGAGTAGAGGCGGTGAAGAGAGTAGAAGCACCCAGCCATCCTCACTCCTGCAAATGTGGCGGGAGCTCGAGGATGAACATGTGGTGAGTCATCCCCAGGAGAGGGTCAATGAAAGATTGCTAGAACAAGGGGGTGATAGGTTGACTGCTGACTTTGCAAGGACAGATATGTCTGAAAGCCTAGGCGGTGAACATGGTGGTGGATTGGGGGATGCAAGTGTgagtgaaaatgagttttcacaGTGGTCTCCAATTCGATTTGGGACACAAAATGGACATGAGGATCCTAGCAATCTTAATTATGATCGTACTTCTGGTTTGGGAGAAGTTGAAAGGGAAAGGGTAAGGCAAATTTTTCGGGAATGGATGAATACTGGTGCTAGGGAATGTACTAATATTTCTCATATGAGCCACAGTCCAAGGGCTGAATGGCTGGGTGAAACTGAGCAGGAGAGGGTGAGAATTATAAGAGAGTGGGTGCAACTGAATAGCCAACAGAGAGGTGCTTGTGCTGATATTAGAGAAGAACACACAACCGACATGGGTGGTCAGATTGAACAAGTCCTTGATGGATTGGTTGTTAACCAGAATGGCCAAACTGAGCATGTCCGGAACCGGAGGGGCATTCGTAGATTATGTGGCAGACAAGCTCTGCTTGACATGATTAAGAATGCTGaaattgaaagacaaagagAGCTTCATGGTTTGTTGGAGCATCGAGCTGTGTCAAATTTTGCTCATCGGGGCCGTATTCAG TCCCTGCTTCGAGGTAGGTTCTTGCGAAATGACCAAATGGTTGAGGATGAGAGACCCAGGTCCACAGCAGCTAGGGAGTTAGGTTTATTGAGGCAAAAACATACGGTTTCTGGTCTAAG AGAAGGATTTATCTCCAGATTAAGCAGCTGCCATTCTGATATCTCATCTAATGCAGACATCAGTGGTAACAGAAATGAACATTCCCAGACAAATAATTCACAGGAAGTCATGGATGTTTTTCATGAACCATCTGAACTTAATAATGACGAAAATGCAAGCCACAGTTTATCAGATGGTAGAACTGATATTGGAGGTGATATTATTGGAAATATAAGTTTGCAAGAAAGTTCTGCTCGTGTAGAACAGTGGCAGGAACAGGTTTCTGAAAATGAGATTACAGAGTGGCAAAGGTCAGCTAATGCTGAAATCATTGAGAGGAGATGTAATTCTGGACAGGGCCTGAATGAAGACTGGCAGGGAAATACTGCAAATGAATTGTCTCAAGAGCCTCCACATAATGAGGATGCAGTGAATTTTCAGCTGCAAGAAACTGGTGAATTGTCTCATCAGCAAAGTAGTGAGGAAAGTGCAACTCATGGATCAACACATGCTGCAGATAATTTAGAAGGCAACTTGATTCAAGATGTAGTTGGGCAAGAACCTGCTGCTATTTTAGAGCATTGGCAGGAACAAGTTTTTGGAAATGAGGAAAGAGTCTTTGACTGGCATGGTACTAGTTTACAATCTGATGAATGGAGAGATGGTGATGGAGATGTTATTGAAAATCAGCAGGAAATTGCTGCTAACCTATGGACCCAAGATGGAGAACATGGTCATCTACAAGATGGTTTTCAAGAGGCTGTGCGGGATTGGTTAGAAAGGCCTGCTGAATCGGAAACTTATTCTGTTGGAAGGGTTGATACATTTTATCTACCTGATGATGATAATGTGTATAGTATGGAACTCAGGGAACTCCTAAGCAG GAGGAGTGTGTCTAATCTTCTTCGTAGTGGTTTTCGTGAGAGTCTTGATCGACTGATACAATCATATGTGGACAGGCAAAGTCGTGCCCCAATTGACTGGGAGATGCATGGAACATCTACTGCTGCTGCAGCATCAGCAGAACAAGATCTAGAGCAGCAAAGTGGTGAACAGACTGAAGGCCAAGATGATGCAGTTGAGAGTCCTCCACTTGCTATACCTTCACCACCAATACCCCCTGTTCAGCCACTCTGGGGTCATGTGTCTCACCATGATAATTGGCCAGCACACGACATGCATCAGCGCTTTGGAATT GAGTGGGAGATCATTAATGATTTAAGGATTGACATGGCTAGACTGCAGCAAAGGATGAATAACATGCAGAGGATGCTGGAGGCCTGCATGGATATGCAACTTGAGCTGCAGCGCTCAATAAGGCAAGAAGTATCTGCTGCCCTGAATCGTTCGGCTGGTTCACCAG GGATATGTGAAGACGATATGCTAGAAGATGGATCTAAATGGGATTATGTGAGGAAGGGAGTTTGCTGCATATGTTGTGATAGCAATATTGATTCTTTACTGTACAG ATGTGGACACATGTGCTCGTGTTCAAAATGTGCAAATGAGTTGGTCCAAAATGGAGGAAAGTGTCCAATGTGTCGGGCACCAGTAGTGGAGGTGATTCGTGCTTATTCTATCTTATGA
- the LOC123225889 gene encoding uncharacterized protein LOC123225889 isoform X2 has product MAIAGIHNVPVLDSSFLRESQSQTSTSRGGEESRSTQPSSLLQMWRELEDEHVVSHPQERVNERLLEQGGDRLTADFARTDMSESLGGEHGGGLGDASVSENEFSQWSPIRFGTQNGHEDPSNLNYDRTSGLGEVERERVRQIFREWMNTGARECTNISHMSHSPRAEWLGETEQERVRIIREWVQLNSQQRGACADIREEHTTDMGGQIEQVLDGLVVNQNGQTEHVRNRRGIRRLCGRQALLDMIKNAEIERQRELHGLLEHRAVSNFAHRGRIQSLLRGRFLRNDQMVEDERPRSTAARELGLLRQKHTVSGLREGFISRLSSCHSDISSNADISGNRNEHSQTNNSQEVMDVFHEPSELNNDENASHSLSDGRTDIGGDIIGNISLQESSARVEQWQEQVSENEITEWQRSANAEIIERRCNSGQGLNEDWQGNTANELSQEPPHNEDAVNFQLQETGELSHQQSSEESATHGSTHAADNLEGNLIQDVVGQEPAAILEHWQEQVFGNEERVFDWHGTSLQSDEWRDGDGDVIENQQEIAANLWTQDGEHGHLQDGFQEAVRDWLERPAESETYSVGRVDTFYLPDDDNVYSMELRELLSRQSRAPIDWEMHGTSTAAAASAEQDLEQQSGEQTEGQDDAVESPPLAIPSPPIPPVQPLWGHVSHHDNWPAHDMHQRFGIEWEIINDLRIDMARLQQRMNNMQRMLEACMDMQLELQRSIRQEVSAALNRSAGSPGICEDDMLEDGSKWDYVRKGVCCICCDSNIDSLLYRCGHMCSCSKCANELVQNGGKCPMCRAPVVEVIRAYSIL; this is encoded by the exons ATGGCTATAGCTGGTATACACAATGTTCCAGTGCTTGATTCCTCTTTCCTTAGGGAGTCACAGTCTCAAACATCAACGAGTAGAGGCGGTGAAGAGAGTAGAAGCACCCAGCCATCCTCACTCCTGCAAATGTGGCGGGAGCTCGAGGATGAACATGTGGTGAGTCATCCCCAGGAGAGGGTCAATGAAAGATTGCTAGAACAAGGGGGTGATAGGTTGACTGCTGACTTTGCAAGGACAGATATGTCTGAAAGCCTAGGCGGTGAACATGGTGGTGGATTGGGGGATGCAAGTGTgagtgaaaatgagttttcacaGTGGTCTCCAATTCGATTTGGGACACAAAATGGACATGAGGATCCTAGCAATCTTAATTATGATCGTACTTCTGGTTTGGGAGAAGTTGAAAGGGAAAGGGTAAGGCAAATTTTTCGGGAATGGATGAATACTGGTGCTAGGGAATGTACTAATATTTCTCATATGAGCCACAGTCCAAGGGCTGAATGGCTGGGTGAAACTGAGCAGGAGAGGGTGAGAATTATAAGAGAGTGGGTGCAACTGAATAGCCAACAGAGAGGTGCTTGTGCTGATATTAGAGAAGAACACACAACCGACATGGGTGGTCAGATTGAACAAGTCCTTGATGGATTGGTTGTTAACCAGAATGGCCAAACTGAGCATGTCCGGAACCGGAGGGGCATTCGTAGATTATGTGGCAGACAAGCTCTGCTTGACATGATTAAGAATGCTGaaattgaaagacaaagagAGCTTCATGGTTTGTTGGAGCATCGAGCTGTGTCAAATTTTGCTCATCGGGGCCGTATTCAG TCCCTGCTTCGAGGTAGGTTCTTGCGAAATGACCAAATGGTTGAGGATGAGAGACCCAGGTCCACAGCAGCTAGGGAGTTAGGTTTATTGAGGCAAAAACATACGGTTTCTGGTCTAAG AGAAGGATTTATCTCCAGATTAAGCAGCTGCCATTCTGATATCTCATCTAATGCAGACATCAGTGGTAACAGAAATGAACATTCCCAGACAAATAATTCACAGGAAGTCATGGATGTTTTTCATGAACCATCTGAACTTAATAATGACGAAAATGCAAGCCACAGTTTATCAGATGGTAGAACTGATATTGGAGGTGATATTATTGGAAATATAAGTTTGCAAGAAAGTTCTGCTCGTGTAGAACAGTGGCAGGAACAGGTTTCTGAAAATGAGATTACAGAGTGGCAAAGGTCAGCTAATGCTGAAATCATTGAGAGGAGATGTAATTCTGGACAGGGCCTGAATGAAGACTGGCAGGGAAATACTGCAAATGAATTGTCTCAAGAGCCTCCACATAATGAGGATGCAGTGAATTTTCAGCTGCAAGAAACTGGTGAATTGTCTCATCAGCAAAGTAGTGAGGAAAGTGCAACTCATGGATCAACACATGCTGCAGATAATTTAGAAGGCAACTTGATTCAAGATGTAGTTGGGCAAGAACCTGCTGCTATTTTAGAGCATTGGCAGGAACAAGTTTTTGGAAATGAGGAAAGAGTCTTTGACTGGCATGGTACTAGTTTACAATCTGATGAATGGAGAGATGGTGATGGAGATGTTATTGAAAATCAGCAGGAAATTGCTGCTAACCTATGGACCCAAGATGGAGAACATGGTCATCTACAAGATGGTTTTCAAGAGGCTGTGCGGGATTGGTTAGAAAGGCCTGCTGAATCGGAAACTTATTCTGTTGGAAGGGTTGATACATTTTATCTACCTGATGATGATAATGTGTATAGTATGGAACTCAGGGAACTCCTAAGCAG GCAAAGTCGTGCCCCAATTGACTGGGAGATGCATGGAACATCTACTGCTGCTGCAGCATCAGCAGAACAAGATCTAGAGCAGCAAAGTGGTGAACAGACTGAAGGCCAAGATGATGCAGTTGAGAGTCCTCCACTTGCTATACCTTCACCACCAATACCCCCTGTTCAGCCACTCTGGGGTCATGTGTCTCACCATGATAATTGGCCAGCACACGACATGCATCAGCGCTTTGGAATT GAGTGGGAGATCATTAATGATTTAAGGATTGACATGGCTAGACTGCAGCAAAGGATGAATAACATGCAGAGGATGCTGGAGGCCTGCATGGATATGCAACTTGAGCTGCAGCGCTCAATAAGGCAAGAAGTATCTGCTGCCCTGAATCGTTCGGCTGGTTCACCAG GGATATGTGAAGACGATATGCTAGAAGATGGATCTAAATGGGATTATGTGAGGAAGGGAGTTTGCTGCATATGTTGTGATAGCAATATTGATTCTTTACTGTACAG ATGTGGACACATGTGCTCGTGTTCAAAATGTGCAAATGAGTTGGTCCAAAATGGAGGAAAGTGTCCAATGTGTCGGGCACCAGTAGTGGAGGTGATTCGTGCTTATTCTATCTTATGA